A portion of the Actomonas aquatica genome contains these proteins:
- a CDS encoding insulinase family protein: MLTRLLCLLLIVSAPAFAATDSALPPREVAPTDKAEFRRLTLDNGLKVLLVSDANFNKSAASLVVSVGQIDDPFEHAGLAHFLEHMLFLGTEKYPDVSEYSAYITANGGYNNAYTSTDHTNYQFEVRHEALEGALDRFAQFFIAPLFVADYTEREVNAVHNEAMRHVQNDLRRMLNVRRELYSPEAGESKFSTGNKDTLANATPAIVREFYENHYSADRMALAITGTASLDELERMARVSFSPIPVRDLPAIEREPTFLPHKEALRLATIEPVRELRQLWMEFVIPSTRPHFASKTDAFLLSLLNYAGKGGLVEYLKDADLATSVGGFTWTRTTGYESLFISADLTPNGADNIQQVMETFFAYIEHLKDSPFPADFYADQARIANLQETFEDRGEGANLATRLANNALFFPLDVAERADIAWGEPDEAAYREFLGALTPDNMLVTFQAKGVPTDRTEEIYGTAYGYSETAGDDYNHLVNPPAIDSFALPSANPFLPGETKLIAERPLSLIDEAGLQLYYAQDVEFERPQATVQMRFVPTRDMGTAETDLLLRFFETCLYDAFEAAAGDASVAGLSYSVDIGMEGFDLAVTGFADSPARFIEYVTERLLDFEITPTRFASLHERVMRNLRSYDQTEAYQLASHRSSAALREFYFLPNHSLERAESVTWDEVHDLATRYFATGKVEVLVHGHLTPERAIESARAIADAIGAEPAAEHELLRRRQLELAAGEPVIDTGAIEGVNSTYRANYLLPDATPAERAAAEVIGTFMSEPFFTELRTKQQLGYIVGSGAGSAAEDMLLLYVIQSSTHAADDLRQRAETFIATLPDQLAALPTEQWETLLAGARSSLGEKPKSIADKTGVLFARAYDHGGDWERQHDTLAAIDQLDQAATAALFRRIITPDTAKSVIVLLSSGDHAPSEAPASFSDREAWKAEQQFN; the protein is encoded by the coding sequence ATGCTTACCCGTCTCCTCTGTCTATTGCTGATCGTTTCCGCGCCGGCGTTCGCCGCCACGGATTCAGCTCTGCCGCCGCGCGAGGTCGCTCCCACCGACAAGGCCGAGTTCCGTCGCCTCACCCTCGACAACGGCCTCAAGGTCCTCCTCGTCTCCGACGCCAACTTCAATAAGTCCGCCGCCTCGCTGGTCGTCTCCGTCGGCCAGATCGACGACCCGTTCGAGCACGCGGGCCTCGCTCACTTCCTCGAGCACATGCTCTTCCTCGGCACCGAGAAGTATCCCGACGTCTCCGAATACAGCGCCTACATCACGGCCAACGGCGGCTACAACAACGCCTACACCTCGACCGACCACACCAACTACCAATTTGAAGTCCGCCACGAGGCCCTCGAGGGCGCCCTCGACCGCTTCGCCCAGTTCTTCATCGCGCCGCTCTTCGTCGCCGACTACACCGAGCGTGAGGTCAACGCCGTGCACAACGAAGCCATGCGCCACGTGCAAAACGACCTACGCCGCATGCTCAATGTCCGCCGCGAGCTCTACAGCCCCGAGGCCGGCGAATCCAAGTTCTCCACCGGCAACAAGGACACCCTCGCCAACGCCACCCCCGCCATCGTCCGCGAGTTCTACGAAAACCACTACTCCGCCGATCGCATGGCCCTCGCCATCACCGGCACCGCCTCGCTCGACGAACTCGAGCGCATGGCCCGCGTCTCCTTCTCGCCCATCCCCGTGCGCGACCTGCCCGCCATCGAGCGCGAGCCGACCTTCCTGCCGCACAAGGAAGCCCTCCGCCTCGCCACCATCGAGCCCGTGCGCGAGCTGCGCCAACTCTGGATGGAGTTTGTCATCCCCTCCACCCGCCCGCACTTCGCGTCCAAAACCGACGCCTTCCTCCTCTCCTTGCTCAACTACGCGGGCAAGGGCGGCCTCGTCGAATACCTGAAGGACGCCGACCTCGCCACCAGCGTCGGCGGTTTCACCTGGACCCGCACCACCGGCTACGAGTCCCTCTTCATCTCCGCCGACCTCACCCCCAACGGGGCCGACAACATTCAGCAGGTCATGGAGACCTTCTTCGCCTACATCGAGCACCTGAAGGACTCTCCCTTCCCGGCCGACTTCTACGCCGACCAGGCCCGCATCGCCAACCTCCAGGAGACCTTCGAAGACCGCGGCGAAGGCGCCAACCTCGCCACCCGCCTCGCCAACAACGCCCTCTTCTTCCCGCTCGACGTCGCCGAACGAGCCGACATCGCCTGGGGTGAGCCCGACGAAGCCGCCTACCGCGAATTCCTCGGCGCCCTCACGCCCGACAACATGCTCGTGACCTTCCAGGCCAAGGGCGTGCCCACCGACCGGACCGAGGAAATCTACGGCACCGCCTACGGTTACAGCGAGACTGCCGGCGACGACTACAACCACCTGGTCAACCCGCCCGCCATCGACAGCTTTGCCCTGCCGTCCGCCAACCCCTTCCTGCCCGGCGAAACCAAACTCATCGCCGAGCGCCCGCTCTCCCTCATCGATGAAGCCGGGCTGCAACTCTACTACGCCCAGGACGTCGAGTTCGAGCGCCCGCAGGCCACCGTGCAGATGCGCTTCGTGCCCACCCGCGACATGGGCACGGCCGAGACCGACCTCCTGCTCCGCTTCTTCGAGACCTGCCTCTACGACGCCTTCGAAGCCGCCGCCGGCGACGCCAGTGTCGCGGGCCTTTCCTACTCCGTGGATATCGGCATGGAGGGCTTCGACCTCGCCGTCACCGGTTTCGCCGATTCCCCCGCGCGCTTCATCGAATACGTCACCGAGCGCCTCCTCGACTTCGAGATCACGCCCACCCGCTTCGCCTCTCTCCACGAGCGCGTGATGCGCAACCTACGCAGCTACGACCAGACCGAGGCCTACCAACTCGCCTCCCATCGTTCGTCCGCCGCCCTGCGCGAGTTCTACTTCCTGCCCAACCACTCCCTCGAGCGCGCCGAGTCCGTGACCTGGGACGAGGTGCACGACCTCGCCACCCGCTACTTCGCCACTGGCAAGGTCGAGGTGCTCGTGCACGGCCACCTCACCCCCGAGCGCGCCATCGAATCGGCCCGCGCCATCGCCGACGCTATCGGCGCCGAACCCGCCGCCGAACACGAGTTGCTGCGCCGCCGCCAACTTGAACTCGCCGCCGGCGAGCCCGTCATCGACACGGGTGCCATCGAAGGCGTGAACTCCACTTACCGCGCCAACTACCTCCTGCCCGACGCCACCCCGGCCGAACGCGCCGCCGCCGAGGTCATCGGCACCTTCATGAGTGAGCCCTTCTTCACCGAGCTGCGCACCAAACAACAGCTCGGCTACATCGTGGGCAGCGGTGCCGGATCCGCCGCCGAAGACATGCTTCTGCTCTACGTCATCCAATCGAGCACCCACGCCGCCGATGATCTGCGTCAGCGCGCCGAAACCTTCATCGCCACTCTGCCCGACCAGCTGGCCGCCCTCCCGACTGAGCAATGGGAAACGTTGCTCGCCGGCGCCCGCTCCTCCCTGGGCGAAAAGCCCAAGTCGATCGCCGACAAAACCGGTGTGCTCTTCGCCCGCGCTTACGACCACGGCGGCGATTGGGAACGCCAGCACGACACCCTCGCCGCCATCGATCAACTCGATCAGGCCGCGACCGCCGCGCTCTTCCGCCGTATCATCACTCCCGATACGGCCAAGTCGGTGATCGTGCTGCTCTCCAGCGGCGATCACGCCCCGAGCGAGGCCCCGGCCTCTTTCAGCGACCGCGAGGCCTGGAAGGCCGAACAGCAGTTCAACTGA
- a CDS encoding ATP-binding protein has protein sequence MTKSSRSTLLCLAYVGLHLLTHHLAAWFEVSGGAVAVSIWYAPAGLALAMLVIMGPRYAGVVWLANVLGALSTGASPAAWGTWVFPSLITGGFALTAWAVRRWSGTRLLPGSLRESVVFFGAILGSPLLLALVSSGVAWAGTPEAGTGWDFLIAVVRWWIGDVSGLLTVVPVVMVFVAPWWDGQGKVPWPPAGSLARRVVTVVSCVLLVGSVAAVLLVPILREHHAFFLGFLPLVWICMIHGMPGAVLATLMVTMTGLVGLRLTGSSADYAYVFFLFEIAVAGVGLGLGALVTRRQQAEAELATSRSQLNRVIDGAQAGLWEWDAQTSQVTSNSRLTSLLGYDEEAVGPLRERWSELAHPQDLATEQAKLQEHLAGHTPLYEVEMRMRTRAGQWHWILARGSVSQWDAAGRPVRLSGLTLDINQRKRAEAEIARLFRIIEATPESVFTTDVKGEVLYANAAMQRRWGEPVGGGSWEGRKLEEVLGADLAGSLRREVVPEVVTTGLWQAERNVALPDGRELPALLLVLGHRDDEMDTNILSFIVRDLSAQRQAEADRLKHERELMRVQKNESLGVLAGGIAHDFNNLMMSVVGSANLARLDLPENTEVSKCIDTIEKTAVRASALCQQMLTYAGRNPVEFAEVDLNQVVEETLRLVKPSVSAKVQLAADLAKDLPRVLVAPTQAQQVLLNLVLNGAGAIGDQSGDVCVRTFARRFGASELDVFQLEGEAKLAPGTYVCIEVKDTGCGMSGEVRQRIFEPFYTTKFTGSGLGLAVVKGFVRAHHAGIRVESAVGQGATFQVLLPVRAAEEAEAASPTSTPRTGTWLAEGTVLLVDDDGALRRVLELMLRKMGFDVILAIDGVEGVERFRERSTELFCVLLDITMPRMDGIEAHAMMNEINPEVPVVLISGYSQKLANLPPQSIHPAGVLAKPFTFTSLRERLREVLEARELA, from the coding sequence ATGACCAAGTCGTCACGGTCTACGCTGCTTTGTTTGGCTTACGTGGGTCTGCACCTGCTCACCCATCATTTGGCGGCATGGTTTGAGGTATCGGGAGGGGCTGTAGCGGTTTCCATCTGGTATGCCCCGGCGGGTTTGGCGCTCGCGATGTTGGTGATTATGGGGCCCCGGTATGCCGGAGTAGTGTGGCTCGCCAATGTGCTTGGCGCGCTTTCAACCGGCGCGTCGCCGGCGGCGTGGGGAACGTGGGTGTTTCCGAGTCTAATCACGGGCGGCTTTGCGTTGACGGCTTGGGCGGTGCGGCGGTGGTCGGGGACCCGATTGTTGCCCGGGTCGTTGCGCGAGTCGGTGGTGTTTTTCGGGGCTATCCTGGGGTCCCCCCTGCTGCTCGCCTTGGTGAGTTCGGGGGTGGCGTGGGCAGGAACGCCGGAGGCGGGAACCGGCTGGGATTTCCTGATCGCGGTGGTGCGGTGGTGGATCGGAGATGTGAGCGGCCTGCTCACGGTGGTGCCCGTAGTCATGGTGTTTGTCGCGCCGTGGTGGGATGGGCAGGGCAAGGTGCCGTGGCCTCCGGCGGGTTCGCTGGCGCGACGGGTGGTGACGGTGGTGAGCTGTGTGTTGTTGGTAGGGTCGGTGGCGGCCGTGCTGTTGGTGCCGATTTTGCGGGAGCACCACGCGTTTTTTCTGGGGTTTCTGCCGCTCGTTTGGATCTGCATGATCCATGGCATGCCGGGGGCGGTGTTGGCGACATTGATGGTAACGATGACCGGGTTGGTGGGGCTGCGCCTGACGGGCAGTTCGGCGGACTATGCCTATGTCTTTTTCCTCTTCGAGATCGCGGTGGCCGGGGTGGGGTTGGGGCTGGGGGCGCTGGTGACGCGGCGGCAGCAGGCGGAGGCGGAATTGGCGACCAGCCGCTCGCAGTTGAACCGCGTCATCGATGGGGCTCAGGCAGGCTTGTGGGAGTGGGACGCGCAAACGTCTCAAGTTACCAGCAACAGCCGTTTGACGAGCTTGCTCGGCTACGATGAAGAGGCGGTAGGACCGCTGCGGGAGCGGTGGAGCGAGTTGGCGCATCCTCAGGACCTGGCCACGGAGCAGGCGAAGTTGCAGGAGCATCTGGCCGGCCATACACCGTTGTATGAGGTGGAGATGCGCATGCGGACGCGCGCCGGCCAGTGGCATTGGATTTTGGCGCGGGGATCGGTGTCGCAGTGGGATGCGGCGGGGCGACCGGTGCGGCTCTCCGGCCTCACCCTGGACATCAACCAACGCAAGCGCGCGGAAGCAGAGATTGCGCGCTTATTCCGCATTATTGAAGCCACCCCCGAGAGCGTGTTCACGACCGATGTGAAGGGGGAGGTGCTCTACGCCAACGCCGCGATGCAGCGCCGCTGGGGCGAGCCTGTCGGCGGCGGCTCATGGGAAGGGCGGAAGCTCGAGGAAGTGCTGGGGGCCGACCTGGCTGGTTCATTGCGGCGGGAGGTGGTGCCGGAGGTGGTGACGACCGGCCTATGGCAGGCAGAACGCAACGTCGCGCTGCCAGACGGGCGGGAGTTGCCGGCGCTGTTGCTGGTGCTGGGGCATCGTGATGACGAAATGGATACAAATATCCTTTCGTTCATTGTGCGGGATCTGTCCGCCCAGCGTCAGGCCGAGGCGGATCGCCTGAAGCACGAGCGGGAGCTGATGCGGGTGCAGAAGAATGAGAGCCTGGGCGTGCTGGCGGGCGGTATCGCGCATGACTTCAACAACCTCATGATGTCGGTGGTGGGCAGCGCGAACCTGGCGCGGCTGGATCTGCCGGAGAACACGGAGGTGAGCAAGTGCATCGATACGATTGAAAAGACCGCGGTGCGCGCCTCGGCGCTTTGCCAGCAGATGTTGACCTACGCCGGCCGTAATCCGGTTGAGTTTGCCGAAGTCGATTTAAATCAGGTGGTCGAGGAAACGCTGCGGCTGGTGAAGCCCAGTGTGAGCGCGAAGGTGCAGTTGGCGGCCGACTTGGCGAAGGATTTGCCACGGGTGCTGGTGGCGCCCACGCAGGCACAGCAGGTGTTGCTGAATCTGGTGCTCAATGGCGCCGGGGCAATCGGGGACCAGTCCGGCGACGTGTGCGTGCGCACGTTTGCCCGGCGCTTTGGAGCTTCGGAGCTCGATGTGTTTCAACTGGAGGGGGAAGCGAAACTGGCGCCGGGCACTTACGTTTGTATCGAAGTGAAGGATACGGGATGCGGCATGAGCGGGGAGGTGCGACAGCGGATCTTTGAGCCGTTCTATACCACGAAATTCACTGGCAGCGGTTTGGGGCTGGCGGTGGTGAAGGGGTTCGTGCGGGCCCACCATGCCGGCATTCGCGTGGAGTCGGCGGTGGGCCAAGGCGCGACGTTTCAGGTGTTGCTGCCGGTGCGAGCCGCGGAAGAGGCGGAGGCCGCGTCGCCAACGTCCACACCGCGAACGGGCACCTGGCTGGCCGAAGGCACGGTGCTGCTGGTCGACGATGACGGCGCATTGCGGCGCGTGCTCGAGCTGATGCTGCGCAAGATGGGTTTCGACGTGATCCTCGCGATCGATGGCGTGGAAGGCGTGGAGCGTTTTCGCGAGCGCTCGACAGAGCTCTTCTGCGTGTTGCTCGATATCACCATGCCACGGATGGATGGCATCGAAGCGCATGCGATGATGAACGAAATCAACCCGGAGGTGCCGGTGGTATTGATCAGTGGTTACTCGCAAAAACTCGCCAACCTGCCGCCGCAATCGATTCATCCGGCGGGCGTGCTGGCGAAGCCCTTTACCTTCACGTCGCTACGGGAGCGTCTGCGGGAGGTGCTGGAGGCGCGGGAGTTGGCCTAA
- a CDS encoding WD40 repeat domain-containing protein, with protein sequence MTDPAFDSGVPLLWTCSPGGAVCSIQTLAVADDGGTVVAGTYCGQPGLWAEQAESRPPMPVVQSVYCLNGDGGVRWRDAVTGWTGVCSVAVSGNGRFVAAGGEYQEEAPQGFVRAYDADSGAVLLKHRTVRRVNQVALSRDGLWLVAAAERVEVFCRVLDTDGFSKVGDYAPDERAGAVINAVGLADDGTTIVWQAADGRVGVLSNSGGMLVPLKEFDLPDGESFRVLAVATDGGQFVVGSSAGWVRCFETSAFLRTGQPIWARRVAEGEQVAALAIAEPMGQVVVAVQAGEGGTVQRWAGESDGTVATRAERRLAGSPQNLIWHGASESIVAVEGGGGAVASWPVNEATTAGGQTGWRRELPESGSSALAVAREAGVLVMDVGGGAVACFSN encoded by the coding sequence ATGACTGATCCCGCTTTCGACTCAGGGGTGCCGCTGCTGTGGACCTGTTCCCCGGGCGGCGCCGTGTGTAGTATCCAAACCTTGGCGGTGGCGGATGATGGCGGGACGGTGGTCGCCGGGACGTATTGCGGGCAACCGGGGCTGTGGGCGGAGCAGGCGGAGTCGCGTCCGCCGATGCCGGTGGTGCAGTCGGTGTATTGTTTAAATGGAGACGGCGGGGTGCGGTGGCGGGATGCGGTGACGGGGTGGACGGGGGTGTGCTCGGTGGCGGTGTCGGGCAACGGGCGTTTTGTGGCGGCAGGCGGGGAGTATCAGGAGGAAGCGCCGCAGGGGTTTGTGCGGGCATATGATGCGGACTCTGGAGCGGTCTTGTTGAAACACCGCACGGTGCGGCGCGTGAATCAGGTGGCGCTCTCGCGAGATGGCCTGTGGCTGGTGGCGGCGGCGGAACGCGTGGAGGTGTTTTGTCGTGTGCTCGATACCGACGGGTTTTCGAAGGTGGGCGATTACGCGCCGGACGAGCGGGCGGGCGCAGTGATCAACGCGGTGGGATTGGCGGACGATGGCACCACGATTGTTTGGCAGGCTGCGGACGGGCGCGTTGGTGTGCTGAGTAATTCGGGAGGGATGCTGGTGCCGCTCAAGGAATTCGATCTGCCGGATGGAGAGTCGTTTCGGGTCCTGGCGGTGGCGACGGATGGTGGGCAGTTTGTGGTGGGGAGTTCGGCGGGGTGGGTGCGGTGCTTCGAGACGTCTGCGTTTCTTCGCACCGGCCAGCCGATCTGGGCACGTCGGGTGGCGGAGGGTGAGCAGGTGGCGGCGTTGGCGATCGCAGAGCCAATGGGGCAGGTGGTGGTGGCGGTGCAGGCGGGCGAGGGCGGGACGGTGCAGCGCTGGGCGGGAGAGTCGGATGGGACGGTCGCGACGCGGGCAGAGCGGCGCTTGGCGGGGTCCCCGCAGAACTTGATCTGGCACGGGGCGAGTGAATCGATCGTGGCGGTGGAAGGCGGTGGTGGGGCCGTGGCCTCTTGGCCGGTCAACGAAGCGACCACGGCGGGAGGGCAGACGGGCTGGCGGCGGGAGTTGCCAGAATCCGGGAGTAGTGCGCTGGCGGTCGCCCGCGAAGCGGGGGTGCTCGTCATGGATGTGGGCGGCGGCGCGGTGGCCTGTTTTTCAAACTGA
- a CDS encoding redoxin family protein, translating into MPRTLPSLLTALLLSAATAFAADGSTPQPQALGSPLPDFELPGIAPDGSVQTYTPADFASAKLLCIIFTCNHCPTAQRYEERIKQLTTDYAPQGVAVVAINPNNAEAVRLDEMAWTDVGDSFADMQIRHAHKEFNFPYLDDGETQAISRVFGPVATPHVFIYDQDRKLAFQGRIDDAELPQYIKHHDTRDALDALLAGHAPEVQTTRVFGCSVKWAEKAEGYNKLWAQRLKEEPVTLEHATAADFVALRENQDSGKIRVINVWATWCGPCVSEFPDLVDLNVTFRNRDFELVTIAAEYPKMEAKALKFLQQQHASMQNYIFGDTDKYANIEAIDPEWSGALPHTLVIDEKGEVIFRHTGPIDFIELRRLLLPALEAITPWGGLDGN; encoded by the coding sequence ATGCCCCGGACTCTACCCTCCCTTCTCACCGCCTTGTTGCTCTCCGCCGCGACCGCCTTCGCCGCCGATGGCAGCACTCCGCAACCCCAAGCCCTCGGCTCGCCGCTACCGGATTTTGAACTGCCCGGCATCGCGCCCGACGGCTCGGTGCAGACCTACACTCCGGCCGACTTCGCCTCCGCCAAGCTCCTCTGCATCATCTTCACCTGCAACCACTGCCCCACCGCGCAGCGCTACGAAGAGCGCATCAAACAACTCACCACCGACTACGCGCCCCAGGGCGTCGCCGTCGTCGCCATCAACCCCAACAACGCCGAGGCCGTGCGTCTCGATGAGATGGCCTGGACCGATGTGGGCGACAGTTTCGCCGACATGCAGATCCGCCACGCCCACAAAGAATTTAACTTCCCCTACCTCGACGACGGCGAGACCCAGGCCATCTCCCGCGTCTTCGGCCCCGTCGCCACCCCGCACGTCTTCATCTACGACCAGGACCGCAAGCTCGCCTTCCAGGGCCGCATCGACGACGCCGAGCTCCCGCAATACATCAAACACCACGACACCCGCGACGCCCTCGACGCCCTGCTCGCCGGCCACGCGCCGGAAGTGCAGACCACCCGCGTCTTCGGCTGCTCCGTCAAGTGGGCCGAGAAGGCCGAAGGCTACAACAAGCTCTGGGCCCAACGCCTGAAGGAAGAACCCGTCACCCTCGAGCACGCCACCGCCGCCGACTTCGTCGCCCTCCGCGAAAACCAGGACTCCGGCAAGATCCGCGTCATCAACGTCTGGGCCACCTGGTGCGGCCCCTGCGTCTCCGAGTTCCCCGATCTCGTCGACCTCAACGTCACCTTCCGCAACCGCGACTTCGAACTCGTCACCATCGCCGCCGAGTATCCCAAAATGGAAGCCAAGGCGCTCAAGTTCCTCCAGCAGCAGCACGCCTCCATGCAGAACTACATCTTCGGCGACACCGACAAATACGCCAACATCGAGGCCATCGATCCCGAGTGGAGCGGCGCCCTGCCCCACACTCTCGTGATCGACGAAAAGGGCGAAGTCATCTTCCGCCACACCGGCCCGATCGACTTCATCGAGCTCCGCCGCCTGCTCCTCCCCGCCCTCGAAGCCATCACTCCCTGGGGCGGCCTCGACGGCAACTGA
- a CDS encoding alpha/beta hydrolase family protein — protein sequence MKLPRFCRWSLWLLLPALVAPVVAQDSSSPAPTAAEATVAGPTPVEAFLRSPLIQVPALNRAGTHVAALFSGGGETYQLMVKEIGVDGSEVFIGGGNGVQVTGFWWLDDQHIAYTLANLGGAQLGLLVVDVNDPAGAYPVFQYGAATVVGVPAGSPMKPLVWVSVGGPDGQPAVVELDAALNQGGFIDVRGEENEEAWAQVAEFNDAHVLRVVPTPAGRTQLGYLADAEGNLGFAYTADENGRVVLHVWDGTGWIPSALDLEEIDIVDVGQQIGELLVRLRSGDGEPAGLFLMDSLTGEVGELVLRDENYDFNGAIYRDPASHTIVGAIYDRAAPTSVWFNESYRKLQGVLSAFFPGKLVQLLDGSNSGDLLLVAVSSDRNPPAYYTVNLTKRTVGLLASERPWINEDDLRPTSVIKYTTADGKKLDAYVTLPEGASKDNPAPLVVLPHGGPWARNSWGFDAEVQVLAARGYAVLQPNYRGSTGYDWLFAEKARADFAMMRLDVSRAVKTVLRTGMIDEKRVAISGGGFGGYLAVASMVDDPTLYACGVTFSGIYDWTRLANEIGLEREDDPSYGAIFKLLGDPATDRAQFNAISPAERIGQLQAPLLVVRELGGESVEQKEAEALVAELRAKQKPFEVLTLTGGSLLQTRLQLFEGIEAFLQKHL from the coding sequence ATGAAACTCCCGCGTTTTTGTCGTTGGTCCCTGTGGTTGCTGCTGCCCGCGCTCGTCGCGCCGGTGGTCGCCCAGGACTCTTCCTCTCCCGCCCCGACGGCGGCCGAAGCCACCGTCGCCGGCCCGACTCCGGTCGAAGCCTTTTTGCGGTCTCCGCTCATCCAGGTTCCTGCGCTCAACCGCGCGGGCACCCACGTCGCGGCGCTCTTTTCGGGCGGCGGCGAGACCTACCAGCTGATGGTGAAGGAAATCGGCGTGGATGGCAGCGAGGTCTTCATCGGCGGCGGCAACGGTGTGCAGGTGACCGGGTTTTGGTGGCTCGATGATCAACATATCGCCTACACGCTCGCCAATCTCGGCGGCGCGCAACTCGGTCTGCTGGTGGTGGACGTCAACGATCCGGCCGGGGCTTATCCGGTTTTCCAATACGGCGCCGCCACTGTGGTGGGCGTGCCGGCGGGCTCGCCGATGAAGCCCCTGGTGTGGGTTTCGGTCGGCGGCCCGGACGGCCAACCCGCGGTGGTCGAACTCGACGCCGCGCTGAACCAGGGCGGTTTCATCGATGTGCGGGGCGAAGAAAACGAGGAGGCCTGGGCGCAGGTGGCGGAATTTAATGACGCCCACGTGCTGCGTGTGGTCCCGACGCCGGCCGGTCGCACCCAGCTCGGTTACCTCGCCGATGCGGAGGGCAACCTCGGTTTCGCTTACACGGCCGACGAGAATGGCCGCGTGGTGTTGCACGTGTGGGACGGCACCGGCTGGATCCCGTCGGCGCTCGATCTCGAGGAGATCGACATCGTCGATGTCGGCCAACAGATCGGCGAGTTGCTGGTGCGGCTGCGCAGTGGCGACGGTGAGCCGGCGGGCTTGTTCCTGATGGATTCGCTCACGGGCGAAGTGGGTGAGCTGGTGCTGCGCGACGAGAACTACGACTTCAATGGCGCGATCTACCGCGACCCGGCGTCCCACACGATTGTGGGCGCGATCTATGACCGGGCGGCGCCGACCTCGGTGTGGTTCAACGAGAGCTACCGCAAACTGCAGGGCGTGCTGAGTGCCTTCTTCCCGGGCAAACTCGTGCAGCTGTTGGATGGCAGCAACTCGGGTGACCTGCTGCTTGTGGCCGTGTCCTCTGACCGCAATCCGCCGGCCTACTACACGGTCAACCTCACGAAGCGCACGGTGGGCCTGCTGGCCAGCGAGCGTCCCTGGATCAACGAAGACGACCTGCGTCCGACCAGCGTGATCAAATACACCACGGCCGACGGCAAGAAGCTCGACGCCTACGTGACGCTGCCCGAAGGCGCGTCGAAGGACAACCCGGCTCCGCTCGTGGTGCTGCCGCATGGTGGCCCGTGGGCGCGCAACTCCTGGGGTTTTGACGCCGAGGTGCAGGTGCTGGCGGCCCGCGGCTACGCGGTGTTGCAACCGAACTATCGCGGCTCGACCGGCTACGACTGGCTCTTCGCCGAGAAGGCGCGTGCGGACTTTGCGATGATGCGCCTCGACGTGTCGCGCGCGGTCAAGACGGTGCTGCGCACGGGCATGATCGACGAGAAGCGGGTGGCGATCTCGGGTGGTGGTTTTGGTGGCTACCTCGCGGTGGCAAGCATGGTTGATGACCCGACGCTTTATGCCTGCGGCGTGACCTTCTCCGGCATCTACGATTGGACTCGCCTGGCCAATGAGATCGGCCTCGAGCGCGAGGACGACCCGAGCTACGGCGCGATCTTCAAGCTGCTCGGCGACCCGGCGACCGATCGGGCGCAGTTCAACGCCATCTCACCGGCCGAGCGCATCGGGCAACTCCAGGCGCCGCTGCTGGTGGTGCGCGAGCTCGGTGGTGAGAGTGTGGAGCAAAAGGAGGCCGAGGCGCTCGTCGCCGAGCTGCGCGCGAAGCAGAAGCCCTTCGAGGTGCTCACGCTGACGGGCGGCTCGCTGCTGCAGACCCGCCTGCAACTCTTCGAAGGTATCGAGGCCTTCCTGCAGAAGCACCTCTGA